One genomic window of Oleomonas cavernae includes the following:
- a CDS encoding GNAT family N-acetyltransferase: protein MAARMWANPDIPADRFAIEDFNLSTDDLEILVAERGGLVVGFVGLDRAQRELSHLFVSPLEQGRGVGALLLAEAGRILGPGAHLLCDAQNSSVREFYRAQGWVEARESWGFVEFVRPMPAACRSLLPWAARCSPSEPARMACCHPQGLI from the coding sequence TTGGCGGCGCGGATGTGGGCCAATCCCGACATCCCGGCGGATCGCTTTGCCATCGAAGATTTCAACCTCTCGACCGACGATCTGGAAATCCTGGTTGCCGAGCGTGGCGGCCTGGTTGTCGGCTTCGTCGGCCTGGACCGGGCACAGCGGGAGTTGAGCCACCTCTTCGTTTCGCCGCTCGAACAGGGGCGGGGCGTCGGCGCCCTGTTGCTGGCCGAGGCCGGGCGGATCCTGGGGCCGGGGGCGCATCTGCTGTGCGATGCCCAGAATTCGTCGGTGCGCGAATTCTACCGCGCCCAGGGCTGGGTCGAGGCGCGAGAATCCTGGGGCTTCGTCGAATTCGTCCGGCCGATGCCGGCCGCCTGCCGTTCCCTGCTTCCCTGGGCAGCCCGCTGTTCGCCGTCTGAGCCGGCGAGGATGGCCTGCTGTCACCCCCAGGGGTTGATCTGA
- a CDS encoding DNA-3-methyladenine glycosylase I, with protein MRELGLIHHEDGRHRCPWCGVSPEYVAYHDQEWGVPEYDSRALFEKLMLDGFQAGLSWITILRKRDAFRARFNGFEPEKLVRWRDKQIEGALGDAGIVRHRGKIEATIGNAQGYLEITRTEGDFSKFLWSFVKGKPIVHSRETMADIPTESAEAQALSKALRQYGFRFVGPTIVYAFMQAVGMVNDHLSGCDFHRG; from the coding sequence ATGCGCGAGCTGGGCCTGATCCACCACGAAGACGGGCGCCACCGCTGTCCCTGGTGCGGCGTCTCGCCCGAATATGTCGCCTACCACGATCAGGAATGGGGCGTGCCCGAGTATGATTCGCGCGCCTTGTTCGAGAAACTGATGCTCGACGGCTTCCAGGCCGGCCTGTCCTGGATCACCATCCTGCGCAAGCGCGACGCCTTCCGCGCCCGCTTCAATGGTTTCGAGCCCGAGAAGCTGGTGCGCTGGCGTGACAAGCAAATCGAAGGCGCCTTGGGGGATGCCGGGATCGTGCGCCATCGGGGCAAGATCGAGGCGACCATCGGCAATGCCCAGGGCTATCTCGAAATCACACGAACCGAAGGCGACTTTTCCAAATTCCTGTGGTCCTTCGTGAAGGGCAAGCCGATCGTTCACAGCCGAGAAACGATGGCCGATATTCCGACCGAGAGCGCCGAGGCGCAGGCACTTTCCAAGGCCCTGCGACAATACGGCTTCCGTTTCGTCGGGCCGACGATCGTGTATGCTTTCATGCAGGCGGTCGGGATGGTGAACGATCATCTCAGCGGCTGCGATTTCCATCGGGGGTAG
- a CDS encoding patatin-like phospholipase family protein, with translation MGVLRALAEAGVPVDMVGGCSMGAIVGAGAAMMWDNFEAERHLRRAFVDSNPVNDFTLPLVALTAGRKVTRRLLDAFGERRIEDLWLPYFCVSTNLTRGTLAVHRHGELWKWLRASVAIPGIMPPWVNKDGDVFADGGVLDNLPVGPMRAFGRGPVIAVDVGGAVAFAAQGALPEETWFERLFLRRRPKMPNILQILLRAGTVKTPSDRLDRAGADLYLKPPVEGVDFLDWKAFDRAISLGWSFAKAELAKAPASIFGR, from the coding sequence ATGGGCGTGCTGCGCGCCCTGGCCGAGGCCGGGGTGCCGGTCGACATGGTCGGCGGCTGCTCGATGGGTGCCATCGTCGGGGCCGGTGCCGCCATGATGTGGGACAATTTCGAAGCCGAGCGGCATTTGCGCCGTGCCTTCGTCGACAGCAACCCGGTCAATGATTTCACCCTGCCGCTGGTGGCGCTGACCGCCGGGCGCAAGGTCACCCGGCGCCTGCTCGACGCCTTCGGCGAGCGGCGGATCGAAGACCTGTGGCTGCCTTATTTCTGCGTCTCGACCAACCTGACCCGAGGCACCCTGGCGGTGCATCGCCACGGCGAATTGTGGAAGTGGCTGCGTGCCAGCGTCGCCATTCCCGGCATCATGCCGCCCTGGGTGAACAAGGACGGCGACGTCTTTGCCGACGGCGGCGTGCTCGACAACCTGCCGGTCGGTCCCATGCGCGCCTTCGGCCGTGGCCCGGTGATCGCGGTCGATGTCGGTGGGGCGGTGGCCTTCGCGGCCCAGGGCGCCCTGCCCGAGGAGACCTGGTTCGAGCGCCTGTTCCTGCGCCGGCGGCCCAAGATGCCGAATATCCTGCAGATCCTGCTGCGTGCCGGCACGGTGAAGACGCCCAGCGACAGGCTCGACCGGGCCGGGGCCGATCTCTACCTGAAGCCGCCGGTGGAAGGCGTCGACTTCCTCGACTGGAAGGCGTTCGACCGGGCCATTTCACTGGGCTGGAGCTTTGCCAAGGCCGAACTCGCCAAGGCCCCGGCAAGCATCTTCGGCCGTTAG
- a CDS encoding 3-(methylthio)propionyl-CoA ligase: MRGLMQERPLLISSFLTFAATYHQDREIVSRLVEGSLHRYTYAQAEERARRVANVLKGLGAKFGDVIGTLAWNTHRHLEVWYGTSGSGLVCHTINPRLFPEQIAYIVNHADDKVLFIDLTFVPLVEKFADKLKGVRHFVILTDRAHMPQTSLPDALCYEELVAQASPNFAWPDFDENTASSLCYTSGTTGNPKGVLYSHRSTAIHSMVANNADAFGLRSVDAVLPVVPMFHANAWSIPYGAPMAGAKLVMPGAALDGASVYNLLETEGVTMTAAVPTIWLMLLQYLEKEEKTLSTLKRVVIGGSAAPRSMIDTFQEKYGVSVCHAWGMTEMSPLGTLGTLKAGMDTWPKEKRLDVQCKQGRAVFGVDLKITDDDGKELPRDGKAFGHLMVRGPWIANAYLKGEGGNILDENGYFDTGDVATLDPEGFMQITDRAKDVIKSGGEWISSIDLENAAVGHPSVAEAAVIGIVHPKWDERPLLIVVRKAGKDISREEMLDFLVGKIAKWWMPDDVVFVDELPHTATGKLLKTKLREDFKDYTLPTAQTAAE; the protein is encoded by the coding sequence ATGCGCGGACTCATGCAGGAGCGGCCGCTCCTGATTTCGTCGTTTCTGACCTTTGCGGCGACCTATCACCAGGATCGCGAGATCGTCTCCCGCCTGGTCGAAGGCTCGCTGCACCGTTACACCTATGCCCAGGCCGAGGAGCGCGCGCGCCGGGTGGCCAATGTGCTCAAGGGCCTGGGGGCCAAGTTCGGCGACGTCATCGGCACCCTGGCCTGGAATACCCATCGCCACCTGGAAGTGTGGTACGGCACCTCGGGCTCCGGCTTGGTCTGCCACACCATCAACCCGCGCCTGTTTCCCGAACAGATCGCCTATATCGTCAACCATGCCGACGACAAGGTGCTGTTCATCGACCTGACCTTCGTGCCGCTGGTCGAGAAGTTCGCCGACAAGCTCAAAGGCGTGCGCCATTTCGTGATCCTGACCGATCGCGCCCATATGCCCCAGACCAGCCTGCCCGATGCCCTGTGCTACGAGGAACTGGTGGCGCAGGCCTCGCCCAATTTCGCCTGGCCGGATTTCGATGAGAACACCGCCTCGTCGCTGTGCTACACCTCGGGTACCACAGGCAATCCCAAGGGCGTGCTCTATTCGCATCGCTCGACCGCGATCCATTCGATGGTCGCCAACAACGCCGATGCCTTCGGCCTGCGCTCGGTCGACGCCGTGCTGCCCGTGGTGCCGATGTTCCACGCCAATGCCTGGTCGATCCCCTACGGCGCGCCCATGGCCGGGGCCAAGCTGGTGATGCCGGGTGCTGCCCTCGACGGCGCCAGCGTCTACAACCTGCTGGAGACCGAAGGCGTTACCATGACCGCGGCGGTGCCGACGATCTGGTTGATGCTGCTGCAGTATCTCGAGAAGGAGGAGAAGACCCTCTCGACCTTGAAGCGCGTGGTCATCGGCGGGTCGGCTGCACCCCGCAGCATGATCGATACCTTCCAGGAGAAGTACGGCGTCTCCGTCTGCCATGCCTGGGGCATGACCGAGATGAGCCCGCTGGGCACCCTGGGCACGCTGAAGGCCGGGATGGACACCTGGCCCAAGGAGAAGCGCCTGGACGTTCAGTGCAAGCAGGGCCGCGCGGTGTTCGGCGTCGACCTGAAGATCACCGACGACGACGGCAAGGAATTGCCGCGCGACGGCAAGGCCTTCGGCCACCTGATGGTGCGCGGCCCCTGGATCGCCAACGCCTACCTGAAGGGCGAGGGCGGCAACATTCTCGACGAGAACGGCTATTTCGATACCGGCGACGTGGCGACCTTGGACCCCGAGGGCTTCATGCAGATCACCGACCGGGCCAAGGATGTGATCAAGTCGGGCGGCGAGTGGATTTCCTCGATCGATCTCGAGAACGCCGCCGTCGGCCACCCCTCGGTCGCCGAGGCCGCGGTGATCGGCATCGTGCATCCCAAGTGGGACGAGCGGCCACTGCTGATCGTGGTCAGGAAGGCGGGCAAGGACATCAGCCGCGAGGAAATGCTCGACTTCCTGGTCGGCAAGATCGCCAAGTGGTGGATGCCCGACGATGTCGTCTTCGTCGACGAGTTGCCGCACACGGCGACCGGCAAGCTGCTGAAGACCAAGCTGCGCGAGGATTTCAAGGACTACACCCTGCCGACCGCGCAGACGGCGGCGGAGTGA
- a CDS encoding prepilin peptidase, translated as MADLAIVHPAAGAALGLLAGLVIWRITAELARLRDLAPLRGGGFWLALAGGFGALALWRQGMVPQGAALVVLGALAVAIIAFDLAYRRIPDELSLAVAVLGLVAAWLGDRLIPALAAGLGGALILWAASALYARLRGREGVGLGDVKLTVGLGFWLGPVGLVWCYMGASVATLVLALALRLRGPLADDPPFGPGFMAAALVLLMTGVPAI; from the coding sequence TTGGCTGACCTGGCGATCGTTCACCCGGCCGCCGGGGCGGCGCTGGGCCTGCTGGCCGGCCTGGTGATCTGGCGCATCACGGCCGAGCTGGCGCGGCTGCGGGACCTGGCCCCGTTGCGTGGCGGCGGCTTCTGGCTGGCCCTGGCCGGCGGCTTCGGCGCGCTCGCCCTGTGGCGGCAGGGCATGGTGCCCCAAGGTGCCGCCCTGGTGGTCCTGGGGGCGCTGGCCGTGGCGATCATCGCCTTCGATCTGGCCTATCGGCGGATCCCCGACGAACTCTCCCTGGCTGTGGCGGTGCTGGGCCTCGTGGCGGCCTGGCTCGGCGACCGGCTGATCCCCGCCCTTGCCGCCGGCCTGGGCGGCGCGCTGATATTATGGGCGGCATCGGCCCTCTATGCCCGGCTGCGCGGGCGCGAGGGGGTGGGCCTGGGCGATGTGAAGCTGACCGTGGGCCTGGGCTTCTGGCTGGGACCGGTGGGGCTGGTCTGGTGTTATATGGGGGCCAGCGTCGCCACGCTGGTGCTGGCGTTGGCGCTCCGGCTGCGCGGGCCGCTGGCCGACGATCCGCCGTTCGGCCCGGGCTTCATGGCTGCCGCGCTGGTTCTGCTGATGACCGGCGTGCCGGCGATCTAG
- a CDS encoding type II toxin-antitoxin system RelE/ParE family toxin — MRRRIRFLPGADADLAELDELLTREQGPAVAAAWMDRIFDRIELLSILPGLGRRREQLHGVQLRGSVLKRWLIIVYEDREDENLLVIRRIVSTRRVLYAR; from the coding sequence GTGCGCCGCCGGATCCGATTTCTGCCAGGGGCCGACGCCGACCTTGCGGAACTGGACGAACTCCTAACCCGTGAACAGGGGCCGGCTGTGGCCGCGGCCTGGATGGACCGCATTTTCGATCGTATCGAGCTTCTTTCAATCCTGCCGGGGCTTGGCCGGCGGCGCGAACAACTGCACGGAGTCCAGCTCCGGGGTTCCGTCTTGAAACGCTGGCTCATCATTGTCTACGAAGACCGAGAAGACGAAAACCTTCTTGTCATTCGCCGTATCGTGAGCACTCGCCGGGTTCTCTACGCCCGGTGA
- the cobT gene encoding nicotinate-nucleotide--dimethylbenzimidazole phosphoribosyltransferase, protein MTIKPPVDMAALRAATQTMPLGDDAAAARAAARDAVLTKPPGALGRLEEIAIWLARWQGRPRPAAEAIRIAVFAGNHGVTAAGVSPYPPSVTAQMVANFAAGGAAINALAKAIGAELIVTPLDLDRPTADFRDRPAMSEAEFLGAVAIGMGVVAPGLDLLCLGEMGIGNTTTAAALCAALFGGEPAAWVGPGTGATGDVLAKKVAAVTAAARFHGRETDDPLELARRLGGRELAAMLGACLAARHARVPVILDGYVATAAVAPLARLRGDALAHTVAGHCSAEPAHRRLLDELGLVPLVDLRMRLGEASGAAVAAGIIRAAARTHNEMASFAEAGVDGKDT, encoded by the coding sequence ATGACGATCAAACCACCTGTCGATATGGCGGCCCTGCGCGCCGCCACCCAAACCATGCCCCTGGGCGACGACGCTGCGGCCGCCCGGGCTGCGGCGCGCGACGCCGTGCTGACCAAGCCGCCCGGCGCCCTGGGCCGCCTGGAAGAGATCGCGATCTGGCTGGCACGCTGGCAGGGCCGGCCGCGCCCGGCGGCCGAGGCGATTCGCATTGCCGTCTTCGCCGGCAACCACGGCGTCACCGCCGCCGGCGTCTCGCCCTATCCGCCCAGCGTGACCGCGCAGATGGTCGCCAATTTCGCTGCCGGCGGGGCGGCGATCAATGCCCTGGCCAAAGCGATCGGCGCCGAGCTGATCGTCACCCCCCTGGACCTGGACCGGCCGACCGCCGATTTCCGCGACCGGCCGGCCATGAGCGAGGCCGAATTCCTGGGCGCCGTCGCCATCGGCATGGGCGTGGTCGCGCCCGGCCTGGACCTGCTGTGCCTGGGCGAGATGGGCATCGGCAACACCACCACGGCTGCCGCCCTGTGCGCTGCCCTGTTCGGGGGCGAGCCCGCCGCCTGGGTCGGCCCCGGCACCGGGGCGACGGGCGATGTCCTGGCCAAGAAGGTCGCCGCCGTTACCGCGGCCGCGCGTTTCCACGGCCGCGAGACCGATGACCCGCTGGAACTGGCCCGTCGCCTGGGCGGCCGCGAGCTGGCCGCCATGCTCGGCGCCTGCCTGGCCGCGCGCCATGCCCGGGTGCCGGTGATCCTGGACGGTTACGTCGCAACCGCCGCCGTGGCCCCGCTGGCCAGGCTGCGCGGCGACGCCCTGGCCCACACCGTCGCCGGCCATTGCTCGGCCGAGCCGGCTCATCGCCGCCTGCTCGATGAATTGGGCCTCGTGCCGCTGGTCGATTTGAGAATGCGCCTGGGCGAGGCTTCGGGCGCTGCCGTAGCGGCCGGCATCATCCGCGCCGCCGCCCGCACCCACAACGAAATGGCCAGCTTCGCCGAGGCCGGCGTCGACGGCAAGGATACTTAA
- a CDS encoding cyclic nucleotide-binding domain-containing protein, producing the protein MEAVVETCTLIDDVPIFAELDAAAKATIVDRADWYSLPGGQVLFRQGDPGDALYVLLRGSLGVLRDGAGAVRQRIGWVRPGEVVGEMALLSGRARSATVLAERDSEVLRLDQAAFQSLVATHPQAMLRVTRQIVWRLEGAQAPTLSTIPTRPRTVAILPLGGVADCTTLRRDLARGLRLFGTVAEIGEAAGGQQQTAWFHDIEAGHDFVLYEADDTAGPWSQLCLRQADMVLVLAAADARDARQRHPMEMTAHARGLPLELVLMHPPTAFRPREPRPSSAGAWRGCIITCASGSGATRHGWPGNWRGAQWAWSCRVAARAASPTWACCAPWPRPGCRSTWSAAARWVPSSGPVPP; encoded by the coding sequence ATGGAAGCTGTCGTCGAGACGTGCACGCTGATCGACGATGTGCCTATCTTTGCCGAACTCGATGCGGCCGCCAAGGCGACGATCGTCGATCGCGCCGACTGGTACAGCCTGCCCGGCGGCCAGGTCCTGTTCCGCCAGGGCGATCCCGGGGATGCGCTCTATGTCCTGCTGCGGGGCAGCCTGGGCGTGCTGCGCGACGGGGCCGGCGCGGTGCGCCAGCGCATCGGCTGGGTCCGCCCCGGCGAGGTGGTGGGGGAGATGGCCCTGCTGTCGGGGCGCGCGCGCTCGGCGACCGTGCTGGCCGAGCGCGACAGCGAGGTGCTGCGCCTGGACCAGGCCGCGTTCCAGTCCCTGGTCGCGACCCATCCCCAAGCCATGCTGCGGGTTACGCGCCAGATCGTCTGGCGCCTGGAAGGGGCGCAGGCCCCAACGCTCAGCACCATCCCGACGCGCCCGCGAACGGTGGCAATCCTGCCCCTGGGCGGTGTCGCCGACTGCACCACCCTGCGCCGTGACCTGGCCCGTGGCCTGCGGCTGTTCGGGACCGTGGCGGAAATCGGCGAAGCCGCCGGCGGGCAGCAGCAGACCGCCTGGTTCCACGACATCGAGGCCGGCCACGACTTCGTCCTCTACGAGGCGGACGATACGGCCGGGCCCTGGTCGCAACTGTGCCTGCGCCAGGCCGACATGGTCCTGGTCCTCGCTGCCGCCGATGCCCGGGATGCCCGCCAACGCCACCCCATGGAGATGACGGCCCATGCCCGCGGCCTGCCGCTGGAACTGGTGCTGATGCATCCCCCGACCGCCTTTCGCCCTCGGGAACCGCGGCCTTCCTCGGCGGGCGCCTGGCGGGGCTGCATCATCACGTGCGCATCGGGGTCTGGGGCGACACGGCACGGCTGGCCCGGCAACTGGCGGGGCGCGCAGTGGGCGTGGTCCTGTCGGGTGGCGGCGCGCGCGGCTTCGCCCACATGGGCGTGCTGCGCGCCCTGGCCGAGGCCGGGGTGCCGGTCGACATGGTCGGCGGCTGCTCGATGGGTGCCATCGTCGGGGCCGGTGCCGCCATGA
- the ygfZ gene encoding CAF17-like 4Fe-4S cluster assembly/insertion protein YgfZ: MTQTSSPIATLLPGRAVLALTGTEVAAFLQGLVSNDTALLSPAHALYAALLTPQGKFLHELILAQAGETVLIDTEAARRADLARRLAMYRLRAKIAIAPADDLVVAVVFGEGATAALGLDGLAGAARALEGGVAFVDPRLDALGARLIAPRATILSVLAAAGIALRDGEAQFDRHRLLLGVPDGSRDIPVDKGFLLEANFEELNGVSFTKGCYVGQELTARTKHRGTIRKRLFRVDFDPGVPPPLPDSPVLLGDRDAGTMRSAVAGTGIALLRLEEIEKAADDGRPLTVGDVAVTPVKPAFLVL, from the coding sequence ATGACACAGACTTCATCCCCGATCGCGACGCTCCTGCCCGGCCGGGCCGTGCTGGCCCTGACCGGCACCGAGGTCGCCGCGTTTCTGCAAGGCCTGGTGTCGAACGACACCGCCCTGCTGTCGCCCGCCCACGCCCTTTACGCCGCCTTGCTGACCCCTCAGGGCAAGTTCCTGCACGAGCTGATCCTGGCGCAGGCCGGCGAGACGGTGCTGATCGATACCGAGGCGGCGCGGCGGGCCGACCTGGCCCGCCGGCTGGCCATGTACCGCCTGCGCGCCAAGATCGCGATCGCCCCGGCCGACGACCTGGTCGTGGCCGTCGTTTTCGGCGAGGGCGCAACGGCCGCGCTGGGGCTGGACGGCCTGGCCGGCGCGGCCCGCGCGCTGGAGGGCGGCGTGGCCTTCGTCGACCCGCGCCTGGACGCCCTGGGCGCGCGCCTGATCGCGCCCAGGGCCACGATCTTGTCGGTGCTGGCAGCCGCGGGGATCGCCCTGCGCGACGGCGAGGCACAATTCGATCGTCACCGCCTGTTGCTGGGCGTGCCGGACGGCTCCCGCGATATCCCCGTCGACAAGGGGTTTCTGCTCGAAGCCAATTTCGAGGAGTTGAACGGTGTCTCCTTCACCAAGGGCTGCTATGTCGGCCAGGAATTGACCGCCCGCACCAAGCATCGCGGCACCATCCGCAAGCGCCTGTTCCGGGTCGATTTCGATCCCGGCGTTCCGCCGCCGCTGCCCGACAGCCCGGTCCTGCTGGGCGACCGCGATGCCGGCACCATGCGCTCGGCCGTGGCCGGTACCGGCATCGCCCTGCTGCGTCTCGAAGAAATCGAGAAAGCCGCGGACGACGGCCGCCCGCTGACCGTGGGCGATGTTGCGGTCACCCCGGTGAAGCCGGCTTTCCTGGTCCTGTGA
- a CDS encoding MBL fold metallo-hydrolase gives MAVAIPYRRDMSFEYGRLELIAPGLRRIVARNPSAFTFHGTGTYVVGEGRVAVIDPGPRSQEHIDALLDGLAGETVSHILITHTHTDHSPGAALLKAATGAPTYGFGPHGSGVGDAVEEGGDRDFVPDHVMLDGDVTAGPGWTIEAVHTPGHTSNHLCFGWREAKVLFTGDHVMGWSTSVIAPPDGDMADYLASLRKLLARDDAVYWPTHGPAITDPKAHVTAFLDHRAEREAQIVAELLKGPAAIMDMVPVIYAAVDARLYPAAARSTLAQLLHMHETGRVAADRPPGLDAVWRLA, from the coding sequence ATGGCTGTCGCGATCCCCTATCGGCGTGACATGAGCTTCGAATACGGCCGGCTGGAGCTGATCGCCCCGGGCCTGCGCCGGATCGTGGCGCGCAACCCGTCCGCCTTCACCTTCCACGGCACCGGCACCTATGTCGTGGGCGAGGGGCGGGTGGCGGTGATCGACCCCGGCCCGCGCAGCCAGGAGCATATCGATGCCCTGCTCGACGGCCTGGCGGGTGAGACGGTCAGCCATATCCTGATCACCCACACCCATACCGACCATTCGCCCGGTGCCGCCCTGCTGAAAGCGGCGACCGGCGCGCCGACCTATGGCTTCGGCCCTCACGGCAGCGGCGTGGGGGATGCGGTCGAGGAAGGCGGCGACCGCGACTTCGTGCCCGATCACGTGATGCTCGACGGCGACGTCACCGCCGGCCCGGGCTGGACGATCGAGGCGGTGCACACGCCTGGCCATACCTCGAACCACCTGTGCTTTGGCTGGCGCGAGGCCAAGGTGCTGTTCACCGGCGACCATGTCATGGGCTGGTCGACCAGCGTCATCGCCCCGCCCGACGGCGACATGGCCGATTACCTCGCCTCGCTGCGCAAGCTGCTGGCCCGCGACGATGCGGTCTATTGGCCGACCCACGGCCCCGCGATCACCGATCCCAAGGCCCATGTCACCGCCTTCCTGGACCACCGGGCCGAGCGCGAGGCGCAGATCGTGGCCGAACTGCTCAAGGGGCCGGCGGCGATCATGGACATGGTGCCGGTGATCTATGCCGCCGTCGATGCCAGGCTCTATCCGGCGGCGGCGCGCTCGACCCTGGCGCAATTGCTGCACATGCACGAGACCGGGCGGGTGGCGGCGGATCGGCCGCCCGGCCTTGATGCCGTTTGGCGGCTGGCCTGA
- the cobS gene encoding adenosylcobinamide-GDP ribazoletransferase, producing the protein MQHPPPSALDEFRLAASLLTRLAVGPPALLPPGTLGRSVWALPLIGGLVGLISGLALLVADGLGLGVWAVALVAVAAELLVTGAFHEDGLADVADGFGGGRDAPAKLAIMRDSRIGTYGAAALWVALTGRLVALAQIGGADGVDVMFWALIAANAGARAAILLPMALLPPARADGLGASVGEIDPERALSGGVFALGIGLVCLGWGVVTAALLTIAAGALMTGLARRQIGGYSGDVFGATAQVALVAILLGVAAVG; encoded by the coding sequence ATGCAACACCCACCGCCCTCAGCCCTCGACGAATTTCGCCTGGCCGCCAGCCTGCTCACCCGCTTGGCCGTCGGGCCGCCCGCCCTGCTGCCGCCGGGGACGCTGGGGCGCAGTGTGTGGGCATTGCCGCTGATCGGCGGCCTGGTCGGGTTGATATCAGGCCTTGCCCTGCTCGTCGCCGATGGCCTGGGCCTGGGCGTATGGGCGGTGGCCCTGGTCGCGGTCGCGGCGGAACTACTGGTGACCGGCGCCTTCCACGAGGATGGCCTGGCCGATGTGGCCGACGGCTTCGGCGGCGGGCGCGACGCGCCGGCCAAGCTGGCCATCATGCGCGACAGCCGCATCGGCACCTATGGCGCGGCCGCCCTGTGGGTGGCCCTGACCGGCAGGCTGGTCGCGCTGGCGCAGATCGGCGGTGCCGACGGTGTCGATGTCATGTTCTGGGCCCTGATCGCGGCCAATGCCGGGGCGCGGGCGGCAATCCTGCTGCCCATGGCGCTGTTGCCGCCGGCGCGGGCCGACGGCCTGGGGGCCTCGGTCGGCGAGATCGATCCCGAGCGCGCGCTGTCCGGCGGGGTATTCGCCCTGGGGATCGGCCTCGTCTGCCTGGGCTGGGGCGTGGTGACGGCGGCCCTGCTGACGATCGCCGCGGGGGCGTTGATGACCGGGCTGGCACGCCGGCAGATCGGCGGCTACAGCGGGGACGTGTTCGGCGCCACCGCGCAGGTCGCGCTGGTGGCGATCCTCCTGGGGGTGGCCGCCGTTGGCTGA
- a CDS encoding glycosyltransferase, with protein MTAILVYRDKLVPKSEIGFLRRQYSAFSRLEPHWVGCSTTAEVGELTPSPIVLGRAGPFGTLDRALFKQCARVPEAPSLRPLGARLIHAQFGRGGALALPLARALRIPLVVTYHGGDAHKNKHYEKRLLPTIYQRRLEALKAQASLFICVSDSVREKLIERGFPAAKLTVVNIGIDLDPAMATPKEPPYVFFAGRFVEKKGIPILIDAARILRERGVGVGVVLAGDGPMLSDMKGRAAGLDGVEFLGWQSQAATRHRMRGASLVVVPSITASGGDAEGLPTVAMEAMSAAVPVVATDAAGLTGVVESGRNALVVPAGDPAALADAIQAIVTDPGRRAALGAAGRALAEERLSAAVQSRRLEDRLIDVIGAFQEA; from the coding sequence ATGACAGCGATTCTCGTCTATCGCGACAAGCTGGTGCCGAAGTCGGAGATCGGTTTCCTGCGCCGGCAGTATTCGGCTTTCTCCCGTCTCGAGCCGCATTGGGTTGGCTGCAGCACGACGGCCGAGGTCGGTGAACTGACGCCCTCGCCCATCGTGCTGGGCCGGGCGGGGCCGTTCGGCACGCTGGATCGCGCCCTGTTCAAGCAATGCGCCCGGGTGCCCGAGGCGCCCAGCCTGCGCCCGCTGGGCGCCCGCCTGATCCATGCCCAGTTCGGCCGGGGCGGGGCGCTCGCGCTGCCCCTGGCGCGGGCGCTGCGCATTCCCCTGGTGGTGACCTACCACGGCGGCGATGCCCACAAGAACAAGCACTATGAGAAGCGCCTGCTGCCGACCATCTACCAGCGCCGGCTCGAGGCTTTGAAGGCGCAGGCGTCGCTGTTCATCTGCGTGTCGGACTCGGTGCGGGAAAAATTGATCGAGCGCGGCTTTCCGGCCGCCAAGCTGACCGTGGTCAATATCGGCATCGACCTCGATCCGGCCATGGCGACGCCGAAGGAGCCGCCCTATGTCTTCTTCGCCGGCCGCTTCGTCGAGAAAAAGGGCATTCCGATCCTGATCGATGCCGCCCGCATCCTGCGTGAACGTGGTGTGGGGGTTGGGGTCGTGCTGGCGGGCGATGGTCCGATGCTGAGCGACATGAAGGGGCGTGCCGCCGGGCTGGACGGGGTCGAGTTTCTGGGCTGGCAGAGCCAAGCGGCGACACGCCACCGGATGCGCGGGGCGAGCTTGGTCGTCGTCCCCTCGATCACCGCGTCCGGCGGCGATGCCGAGGGCTTGCCGACCGTCGCCATGGAGGCCATGTCGGCGGCCGTGCCCGTGGTCGCGACCGATGCGGCCGGCCTGACCGGCGTGGTGGAAAGCGGCCGCAATGCCCTGGTCGTGCCGGCCGGCGATCCCGCCGCCCTGGCCGATGCCATTCAGGCCATCGTGACCGATCCCGGCCGTCGCGCCGCCCTCGGCGCCGCCGGGCGGGCGCTGGCCGAGGAGCGGCTGTCGGCCGCCGTGCAATCGCGCCGGCTGGAAGATAGGCTCATCGACGTCATCGGCGCCTTTCAGGAAGCTTGA